In Cygnus olor isolate bCygOlo1 chromosome 22, bCygOlo1.pri.v2, whole genome shotgun sequence, a genomic segment contains:
- the PRDM10 gene encoding PR domain zinc finger protein 10 isoform X1, whose product MEHHGRQEMDSKEESPQVWPDSAEQEQNTAQVHFVPEGGAVAQIVYSDEQDRPSQQVVYTADGTSYTSVDTSEHTLVYIHPVEATQTLFTDPSQVAYVQQDATTQQVTVLLPAAAQSMNPTNLSVLGSIAESPQQMALEQGQQADRASLPVHNQVLPPMEAVDGSDPLAPLQNQMGRMETKEEDDEDEDEDEDGEDTDMDEWDPDPPRPFDPNDLWCEECNNAHPSVCPKHGPLHPIPNRPVLTRARASLPLVLYIDRFLGGVFSKRRIPKRTQFGPVEGPLVRQTELKDCYIHLKVSLDKGDRKDRDLQEDLWFELSSEALCNWMMFVRPAQNHLEQNLVAYQYGHHIYYTTIKNVEPKQELKVWYAASYAEFVNQKIHDISEEERKVLREQEKNWPCYECNRRFMSSEQLQQHLNSHDEKLDFFSRARGRGRGRGKRRFGPGRRPGRPPKFMRMEVTSENGEKCEEGTQDLLHFSSKGQFDEAGQATLNGLEQQEQTPVPSETQSALEQQSENHPLQIQPQHDESTVPTQSTMTADDMRRAKRIRLELQNAALQHLFIRKSFRPFKCLQCGKAFREKDKLDQHLRFHGREGNCPLTCDICNKGFINSGALESHMKFHMDQKTYSCIFCPESFDRLDLLKDHVAIHVNDGYFTCPTCKKRFPDFIQVKKHVRSFHSEKIYQCTECDKAFCRPDKLRLHMLRHSDRKDFLCSTCGKQFKRKDKLREHMQRMHNPEREAKKADRISRSKTFKPRIASTDYESFMFKCRLCMMGFRRRGMLVNHLSKRHPDMKIEEVPELTLPIIKPNRDYFCQYCDKVYKSASKRKAHILKNHPGAELPPSIRKLRPAGPGEPDPMLSTHTQLTGTIATPPVCCPHCSKQYSSKTKMVQHIRKKHPEFAQLPNTIHAPLATAVISSTPAVLTTDSTTGETVVTTDLLTQAMTELSQTLTTDYRTPQGDYQRIQYIPVSQSTTGLQQPQHIQLQVVQVAQATSPHQSQHSTVDVGQLHDPQTYTQHAIQVQHIQVTEPSAAAQPSSQVGGQPLSPSSQQSQQELSPSQMQTATSTQNQSLQQQQGSSVQHTYLPSTWNSFRSYSSEIQMMAIPQGQYVITETAVGTPVTTVNTGQVKAVTQTHYVISEGQPDLDVKQNSSLSSEVQVGVSQPPAHADTLESQTSNQQQTTQYIITTTTNGNGGSEVHITKPRTFSAEHE is encoded by the exons ATGGAGCACCACGGCAGGCAGGAGATGGACTCAAAAGAGGAAAGTCCTCAGGTGTGGCCTGACTCtgctgagcaggagcagaatACTGCTCAG gtgCACTTTGTCCCTGAAGGAGGGGCAGTGGCACAGATTGTGTACAGCGATGAGCAGGACCGTCCCTCGCAGCAGGTGGTCTACACGGCGGATGGCACCTCCTACACCTCCGTGGACACCTCGGAGCACACGCTAGTTTACATCCATCCTGTGGAAGCTACGCAG ACTCTGTTTACAGATCCGTCCCAAGTGGCTTACGTCCAACAGGATGCCACTACACAGCAG GTAACTGTGCtcttgcctgctgctgctcagagcatgAATCCCACCAACCTGTCTGTGCTTGGCAGCATTGCTGAATCCCCCCAGCAAATGGCTCTGGAGCAGGGTCAACAAGCAGATAGA GCATCGTTACCGGTGCATAACCAGGTGTTACCTCCTATGGAGGCGGTGGATGGTTCTGACCCTTTAGCACCTCTGCAGAATCAGATGGGAAGGATGGAAACAAAAGAGGAAGATGAcgaggatgaagatgaggatgaagaTGGGGAAGACACTGACATGGATGAATGGGACCCAGATCCACCTCGACCCTTTGATCCCAATGATCTGT GGTGTGAAGAGTGTAATAACGCACATCCCTCGGTGTGTCCGAAACATGGACCTCTGCATCCAATCCCAAACCGGCCTGTGCTGACTAGGGCAAGAGCCAGTCTCCCCTTGGTGCTCTATATAGACAGGTTTTTGGGAGGCGTGTTCTCCAAAAGGCGTATCCCCAAACGCACACAGTTTGGACCTGTGGAAGGACCTCTGGTTAGACAAACTGAACTCAAAGACTGCTATATCCATCTGAAG GTGTCTCTTGATAAGGGtgacagaaaagacagagattTGCAAGAGGACCTGTGGTTTGAACTTTCTAGTGAGGCTCTTTGTAACTGGATGATGTTTGTGCGTCCAGCTCAAAACCATTTGGAGCAGAACCTGGTTGCGTATCAGTACGGCCACCATATTTATTACACAACCATTAAAAATGTGGAGCCCAAACAGGAACTCAAG GTGTGGTACGCTGCCTCGTACGCAGAATTTGTGAACCAGAAGATCCATGACATAtctgaggaggaaaggaagg TTCTCAGAGAGCAAGAGAAGAACTGGCCGTGTTATGAGTGCAACCGTCGCTTCATGAGCTCAGAGCAACTCCAGCAGCACCTTAACTCCCATGATGAGAAGCTGGACTTCTTCAGCAG AGCCAGAGGCAGAGGTCGTGGGCGAGGAAAGAGGAGGTTTGGACCAGGCAGACGCCCAGGGCGCCCTCCCAAATTCATGCGTATGGAAGTAACcagtgaaaatggagaaaagtgtGAAGAAGGAACACAG GACTTGCTGCATTTTTCCAGCAAGGGGCAGTTTGATGAGGCCGGACAAGCAACACTGAATGGgttggagcagcaggagcagactCCAGTGCCATCAGAGACACAGTCGGCACTGGAGCAGCAGTCAGAAAACCACCCACTACAGATCCAGCCGCAGCACGATGAGAGCACGGTGCCTACACAGAGCACCATGACAGCAGATGACATGAGGCGAGCAAAACGTATCAGG ctggagctgcag AATGCAGCTCTTCAGCACCTGTTTATCCGGAAATCCTTTCGCCCGTTCAAATGCCTCCAGTGCGGGAAGGCGTTCCGGGAAAAGGACAAACTGGATCAGCACTTGCGGTTTCATGGACGGGAGGGGAACTGCCCTTTGACTTGTGACATCTGCAACAAGGGCTTCATCAACAGTGGTGCTCTTGAGAGCCACATGAAGTTCCACATGGATCAGAAAACGTACTCCTGCATTTTCTGTCCTGAGTCCTTTGACCGCTTGGATCTGCTTAAAGATCATGTGGCCATCCACGTTAACGATGGGTATTTCACCTGCCCTACCTGCAAAAAGCGCTTTCCAGATTTTATCCAG GTCAAGAAACACGTACGCAGTTTCCATTCAGAAAAGATTTATCAGTGCACAGAATGTGACAAGGCTTTCTGCCGTCCTGACAAGCTGCGCCTCCATATGTTGCGACACTCAGACCGCAAAGACTTCCTGTGCTCCACGTGTGGCAAGCAGTTCAAG AGGAAAGACAAACTGCGAGAGCACATGCAGAGGATGCATAACCCAGAAAGGGAGGCCAAGAAAGCTGACCGAATCAGCCGCTCAAAAACTTTCAAGCCTCGCATAGCTTCCACTGACTATGAAAGCTTCATGTTCAAGTGCCGCCTGTGCATGATGGGTTTCCGCCGGAGGGGAATGTTG gTGAATCATTTATCAAAGAGACATCCAGACATGAAAATAGAAGAGGTGCCAGAGCTCACGTTGCCCATCATCAAACCCAACAGAGATTATTTCTGTCAGTACTGTGATAAG GTGTACAAAAGTGCCAGCAAGCGCAAAGCGCATATCCTGAAGAACCATCCTGGTGCTGAGCTACCTCCAAGCATCCGGAAGCTGCGCCCTGCAGGCCCAGGAGAGCCAGATCCCATGCTGAGCACCCACACTCAGCTGACAGGCACTATAGCCACCCCTCCGGTCTGCTGTCCTCATTGTTCCAAACAGTACAGCAGTAAG ACGAAGATGGTACAGCACATTCGCAAGAAGCACCCGGAGTTTGCTCAGCTCCCTAACACAATACATGCCCCGCTGGCGACAGCTGTCATCAGCTCCACTCCTGCCGTTCTAACCACTGACAGCACTACTGGAGAGACTGTTGTG ACAACAGATTTACTGACGCAAGCGATGACGGAGCTGTCCCAGACCCTCACAACAGACTATCGAACTCCCCAGGGAGATTACCAGCGGATCCAGTACATCCCTGTGTCTCAGTCCACGACAGGCTTGCAACAGCCTCAGCACATACAGCTGCAGGTTGTTCAAGTGGCCCAG GCTACCTCACCTCACCAGTCCCAGCACTCCACAGTAGATGTTGGGCAGCTTCATGACCCCCAGACGTACACACAGCATGCCATCCAGGTGCAGCACATCCAGGTCACAGAGccatcagcagcagctcagccatCATCACAG gttggGGGTCAACCTTTGAGTCCCTCCTCACAACAATCTCAGCAGGAACTTAGCCCCTCGCAGATGCAGACAGCTACATCTACACAAAACCaatccctccagcagcagcaagggtCTTCAGTCCAGCACACATATCTTCCCAGCACATGGAACTCATTTCGGAGCTACT CATCTGAGATTCAGATGATGGCCATTCCTCAAGGCCAGTATGTGATCACAGAGACAGCTGTAGGTACACCTGTCACCACTGTCAACACAGGGCAAGTGAAAGCAGTTACTCAG ACTCACTATGTGATATCTGAAGGTCAACCTGATTTGGATGTCAAACAAAACTCTTCGCTCTCCAGTGAGGTACAGGTTGGTGTTTCCCAGCCACCAGCCCATGCTGATACGTTGGAATCTCAAACGAGTAATCAGCAGCAAACAACCCAGTACATAATCACTACAACCACCAATGGGAATGGGGGCAGTGAAGTGCACATCACTAAACCAAGAACTTTCTCAGCAGAACATGAATGA
- the PRDM10 gene encoding PR domain zinc finger protein 10 isoform X3, with protein sequence MEHHGRQEMDSKEESPQVWPDSAEQEQNTAQVHFVPEGGAVAQIVYSDEQDRPSQQVVYTADGTSYTSVDTSEHTLVYIHPVEATQTLFTDPSQVAYVQQDATTQQASLPVHNQVLPPMEAVDGSDPLAPLQNQMGRMETKEEDDEDEDEDEDGEDTDMDEWDPDPPRPFDPNDLWCEECNNAHPSVCPKHGPLHPIPNRPVLTRARASLPLVLYIDRFLGGVFSKRRIPKRTQFGPVEGPLVRQTELKDCYIHLKVSLDKGDRKDRDLQEDLWFELSSEALCNWMMFVRPAQNHLEQNLVAYQYGHHIYYTTIKNVEPKQELKVWYAASYAEFVNQKIHDISEEERKVLREQEKNWPCYECNRRFMSSEQLQQHLNSHDEKLDFFSRARGRGRGRGKRRFGPGRRPGRPPKFMRMEVTSENGEKCEEGTQDLLHFSSKGQFDEAGQATLNGLEQQEQTPVPSETQSALEQQSENHPLQIQPQHDESTVPTQSTMTADDMRRAKRIRNAALQHLFIRKSFRPFKCLQCGKAFREKDKLDQHLRFHGREGNCPLTCDICNKGFINSGALESHMKFHMDQKTYSCIFCPESFDRLDLLKDHVAIHVNDGYFTCPTCKKRFPDFIQVKKHVRSFHSEKIYQCTECDKAFCRPDKLRLHMLRHSDRKDFLCSTCGKQFKRKDKLREHMQRMHNPEREAKKADRISRSKTFKPRIASTDYESFMFKCRLCMMGFRRRGMLVNHLSKRHPDMKIEEVPELTLPIIKPNRDYFCQYCDKVYKSASKRKAHILKNHPGAELPPSIRKLRPAGPGEPDPMLSTHTQLTGTIATPPVCCPHCSKQYSSKTKMVQHIRKKHPEFAQLPNTIHAPLATAVISSTPAVLTTDSTTGETVVTTDLLTQAMTELSQTLTTDYRTPQGDYQRIQYIPVSQSTTGLQQPQHIQLQVVQVAQATSPHQSQHSTVDVGQLHDPQTYTQHAIQVQHIQVTEPSAAAQPSSQVGGQPLSPSSQQSQQELSPSQMQTATSTQNQSLQQQQGSSVQHTYLPSTWNSFRSYSSEIQMMAIPQGQYVITETAVGTPVTTVNTGQVKAVTQTHYVISEGQPDLDVKQNSSLSSEVQVGVSQPPAHADTLESQTSNQQQTTQYIITTTTNGNGGSEVHITKPRTFSAEHE encoded by the exons ATGGAGCACCACGGCAGGCAGGAGATGGACTCAAAAGAGGAAAGTCCTCAGGTGTGGCCTGACTCtgctgagcaggagcagaatACTGCTCAG gtgCACTTTGTCCCTGAAGGAGGGGCAGTGGCACAGATTGTGTACAGCGATGAGCAGGACCGTCCCTCGCAGCAGGTGGTCTACACGGCGGATGGCACCTCCTACACCTCCGTGGACACCTCGGAGCACACGCTAGTTTACATCCATCCTGTGGAAGCTACGCAG ACTCTGTTTACAGATCCGTCCCAAGTGGCTTACGTCCAACAGGATGCCACTACACAGCAG GCATCGTTACCGGTGCATAACCAGGTGTTACCTCCTATGGAGGCGGTGGATGGTTCTGACCCTTTAGCACCTCTGCAGAATCAGATGGGAAGGATGGAAACAAAAGAGGAAGATGAcgaggatgaagatgaggatgaagaTGGGGAAGACACTGACATGGATGAATGGGACCCAGATCCACCTCGACCCTTTGATCCCAATGATCTGT GGTGTGAAGAGTGTAATAACGCACATCCCTCGGTGTGTCCGAAACATGGACCTCTGCATCCAATCCCAAACCGGCCTGTGCTGACTAGGGCAAGAGCCAGTCTCCCCTTGGTGCTCTATATAGACAGGTTTTTGGGAGGCGTGTTCTCCAAAAGGCGTATCCCCAAACGCACACAGTTTGGACCTGTGGAAGGACCTCTGGTTAGACAAACTGAACTCAAAGACTGCTATATCCATCTGAAG GTGTCTCTTGATAAGGGtgacagaaaagacagagattTGCAAGAGGACCTGTGGTTTGAACTTTCTAGTGAGGCTCTTTGTAACTGGATGATGTTTGTGCGTCCAGCTCAAAACCATTTGGAGCAGAACCTGGTTGCGTATCAGTACGGCCACCATATTTATTACACAACCATTAAAAATGTGGAGCCCAAACAGGAACTCAAG GTGTGGTACGCTGCCTCGTACGCAGAATTTGTGAACCAGAAGATCCATGACATAtctgaggaggaaaggaagg TTCTCAGAGAGCAAGAGAAGAACTGGCCGTGTTATGAGTGCAACCGTCGCTTCATGAGCTCAGAGCAACTCCAGCAGCACCTTAACTCCCATGATGAGAAGCTGGACTTCTTCAGCAG AGCCAGAGGCAGAGGTCGTGGGCGAGGAAAGAGGAGGTTTGGACCAGGCAGACGCCCAGGGCGCCCTCCCAAATTCATGCGTATGGAAGTAACcagtgaaaatggagaaaagtgtGAAGAAGGAACACAG GACTTGCTGCATTTTTCCAGCAAGGGGCAGTTTGATGAGGCCGGACAAGCAACACTGAATGGgttggagcagcaggagcagactCCAGTGCCATCAGAGACACAGTCGGCACTGGAGCAGCAGTCAGAAAACCACCCACTACAGATCCAGCCGCAGCACGATGAGAGCACGGTGCCTACACAGAGCACCATGACAGCAGATGACATGAGGCGAGCAAAACGTATCAGG AATGCAGCTCTTCAGCACCTGTTTATCCGGAAATCCTTTCGCCCGTTCAAATGCCTCCAGTGCGGGAAGGCGTTCCGGGAAAAGGACAAACTGGATCAGCACTTGCGGTTTCATGGACGGGAGGGGAACTGCCCTTTGACTTGTGACATCTGCAACAAGGGCTTCATCAACAGTGGTGCTCTTGAGAGCCACATGAAGTTCCACATGGATCAGAAAACGTACTCCTGCATTTTCTGTCCTGAGTCCTTTGACCGCTTGGATCTGCTTAAAGATCATGTGGCCATCCACGTTAACGATGGGTATTTCACCTGCCCTACCTGCAAAAAGCGCTTTCCAGATTTTATCCAG GTCAAGAAACACGTACGCAGTTTCCATTCAGAAAAGATTTATCAGTGCACAGAATGTGACAAGGCTTTCTGCCGTCCTGACAAGCTGCGCCTCCATATGTTGCGACACTCAGACCGCAAAGACTTCCTGTGCTCCACGTGTGGCAAGCAGTTCAAG AGGAAAGACAAACTGCGAGAGCACATGCAGAGGATGCATAACCCAGAAAGGGAGGCCAAGAAAGCTGACCGAATCAGCCGCTCAAAAACTTTCAAGCCTCGCATAGCTTCCACTGACTATGAAAGCTTCATGTTCAAGTGCCGCCTGTGCATGATGGGTTTCCGCCGGAGGGGAATGTTG gTGAATCATTTATCAAAGAGACATCCAGACATGAAAATAGAAGAGGTGCCAGAGCTCACGTTGCCCATCATCAAACCCAACAGAGATTATTTCTGTCAGTACTGTGATAAG GTGTACAAAAGTGCCAGCAAGCGCAAAGCGCATATCCTGAAGAACCATCCTGGTGCTGAGCTACCTCCAAGCATCCGGAAGCTGCGCCCTGCAGGCCCAGGAGAGCCAGATCCCATGCTGAGCACCCACACTCAGCTGACAGGCACTATAGCCACCCCTCCGGTCTGCTGTCCTCATTGTTCCAAACAGTACAGCAGTAAG ACGAAGATGGTACAGCACATTCGCAAGAAGCACCCGGAGTTTGCTCAGCTCCCTAACACAATACATGCCCCGCTGGCGACAGCTGTCATCAGCTCCACTCCTGCCGTTCTAACCACTGACAGCACTACTGGAGAGACTGTTGTG ACAACAGATTTACTGACGCAAGCGATGACGGAGCTGTCCCAGACCCTCACAACAGACTATCGAACTCCCCAGGGAGATTACCAGCGGATCCAGTACATCCCTGTGTCTCAGTCCACGACAGGCTTGCAACAGCCTCAGCACATACAGCTGCAGGTTGTTCAAGTGGCCCAG GCTACCTCACCTCACCAGTCCCAGCACTCCACAGTAGATGTTGGGCAGCTTCATGACCCCCAGACGTACACACAGCATGCCATCCAGGTGCAGCACATCCAGGTCACAGAGccatcagcagcagctcagccatCATCACAG gttggGGGTCAACCTTTGAGTCCCTCCTCACAACAATCTCAGCAGGAACTTAGCCCCTCGCAGATGCAGACAGCTACATCTACACAAAACCaatccctccagcagcagcaagggtCTTCAGTCCAGCACACATATCTTCCCAGCACATGGAACTCATTTCGGAGCTACT CATCTGAGATTCAGATGATGGCCATTCCTCAAGGCCAGTATGTGATCACAGAGACAGCTGTAGGTACACCTGTCACCACTGTCAACACAGGGCAAGTGAAAGCAGTTACTCAG ACTCACTATGTGATATCTGAAGGTCAACCTGATTTGGATGTCAAACAAAACTCTTCGCTCTCCAGTGAGGTACAGGTTGGTGTTTCCCAGCCACCAGCCCATGCTGATACGTTGGAATCTCAAACGAGTAATCAGCAGCAAACAACCCAGTACATAATCACTACAACCACCAATGGGAATGGGGGCAGTGAAGTGCACATCACTAAACCAAGAACTTTCTCAGCAGAACATGAATGA
- the PRDM10 gene encoding PR domain zinc finger protein 10 isoform X2 gives MEHHGRQEMDSKEESPQVWPDSAEQEQNTAQVHFVPEGGAVAQIVYSDEQDRPSQQVVYTADGTSYTSVDTSEHTLVYIHPVEATQTLFTDPSQVAYVQQDATTQQVTVLLPAAAQSMNPTNLSVLGSIAESPQQMALEQGQQADRASLPVHNQVLPPMEAVDGSDPLAPLQNQMGRMETKEEDDEDEDEDEDGEDTDMDEWDPDPPRPFDPNDLWCEECNNAHPSVCPKHGPLHPIPNRPVLTRARASLPLVLYIDRFLGGVFSKRRIPKRTQFGPVEGPLVRQTELKDCYIHLKVSLDKGDRKDRDLQEDLWFELSSEALCNWMMFVRPAQNHLEQNLVAYQYGHHIYYTTIKNVEPKQELKVWYAASYAEFVNQKIHDISEEERKVLREQEKNWPCYECNRRFMSSEQLQQHLNSHDEKLDFFSRARGRGRGRGKRRFGPGRRPGRPPKFMRMEVTSENGEKCEEGTQDLLHFSSKGQFDEAGQATLNGLEQQEQTPVPSETQSALEQQSENHPLQIQPQHDESTVPTQSTMTADDMRRAKRIRNAALQHLFIRKSFRPFKCLQCGKAFREKDKLDQHLRFHGREGNCPLTCDICNKGFINSGALESHMKFHMDQKTYSCIFCPESFDRLDLLKDHVAIHVNDGYFTCPTCKKRFPDFIQVKKHVRSFHSEKIYQCTECDKAFCRPDKLRLHMLRHSDRKDFLCSTCGKQFKRKDKLREHMQRMHNPEREAKKADRISRSKTFKPRIASTDYESFMFKCRLCMMGFRRRGMLVNHLSKRHPDMKIEEVPELTLPIIKPNRDYFCQYCDKVYKSASKRKAHILKNHPGAELPPSIRKLRPAGPGEPDPMLSTHTQLTGTIATPPVCCPHCSKQYSSKTKMVQHIRKKHPEFAQLPNTIHAPLATAVISSTPAVLTTDSTTGETVVTTDLLTQAMTELSQTLTTDYRTPQGDYQRIQYIPVSQSTTGLQQPQHIQLQVVQVAQATSPHQSQHSTVDVGQLHDPQTYTQHAIQVQHIQVTEPSAAAQPSSQVGGQPLSPSSQQSQQELSPSQMQTATSTQNQSLQQQQGSSVQHTYLPSTWNSFRSYSSEIQMMAIPQGQYVITETAVGTPVTTVNTGQVKAVTQTHYVISEGQPDLDVKQNSSLSSEVQVGVSQPPAHADTLESQTSNQQQTTQYIITTTTNGNGGSEVHITKPRTFSAEHE, from the exons ATGGAGCACCACGGCAGGCAGGAGATGGACTCAAAAGAGGAAAGTCCTCAGGTGTGGCCTGACTCtgctgagcaggagcagaatACTGCTCAG gtgCACTTTGTCCCTGAAGGAGGGGCAGTGGCACAGATTGTGTACAGCGATGAGCAGGACCGTCCCTCGCAGCAGGTGGTCTACACGGCGGATGGCACCTCCTACACCTCCGTGGACACCTCGGAGCACACGCTAGTTTACATCCATCCTGTGGAAGCTACGCAG ACTCTGTTTACAGATCCGTCCCAAGTGGCTTACGTCCAACAGGATGCCACTACACAGCAG GTAACTGTGCtcttgcctgctgctgctcagagcatgAATCCCACCAACCTGTCTGTGCTTGGCAGCATTGCTGAATCCCCCCAGCAAATGGCTCTGGAGCAGGGTCAACAAGCAGATAGA GCATCGTTACCGGTGCATAACCAGGTGTTACCTCCTATGGAGGCGGTGGATGGTTCTGACCCTTTAGCACCTCTGCAGAATCAGATGGGAAGGATGGAAACAAAAGAGGAAGATGAcgaggatgaagatgaggatgaagaTGGGGAAGACACTGACATGGATGAATGGGACCCAGATCCACCTCGACCCTTTGATCCCAATGATCTGT GGTGTGAAGAGTGTAATAACGCACATCCCTCGGTGTGTCCGAAACATGGACCTCTGCATCCAATCCCAAACCGGCCTGTGCTGACTAGGGCAAGAGCCAGTCTCCCCTTGGTGCTCTATATAGACAGGTTTTTGGGAGGCGTGTTCTCCAAAAGGCGTATCCCCAAACGCACACAGTTTGGACCTGTGGAAGGACCTCTGGTTAGACAAACTGAACTCAAAGACTGCTATATCCATCTGAAG GTGTCTCTTGATAAGGGtgacagaaaagacagagattTGCAAGAGGACCTGTGGTTTGAACTTTCTAGTGAGGCTCTTTGTAACTGGATGATGTTTGTGCGTCCAGCTCAAAACCATTTGGAGCAGAACCTGGTTGCGTATCAGTACGGCCACCATATTTATTACACAACCATTAAAAATGTGGAGCCCAAACAGGAACTCAAG GTGTGGTACGCTGCCTCGTACGCAGAATTTGTGAACCAGAAGATCCATGACATAtctgaggaggaaaggaagg TTCTCAGAGAGCAAGAGAAGAACTGGCCGTGTTATGAGTGCAACCGTCGCTTCATGAGCTCAGAGCAACTCCAGCAGCACCTTAACTCCCATGATGAGAAGCTGGACTTCTTCAGCAG AGCCAGAGGCAGAGGTCGTGGGCGAGGAAAGAGGAGGTTTGGACCAGGCAGACGCCCAGGGCGCCCTCCCAAATTCATGCGTATGGAAGTAACcagtgaaaatggagaaaagtgtGAAGAAGGAACACAG GACTTGCTGCATTTTTCCAGCAAGGGGCAGTTTGATGAGGCCGGACAAGCAACACTGAATGGgttggagcagcaggagcagactCCAGTGCCATCAGAGACACAGTCGGCACTGGAGCAGCAGTCAGAAAACCACCCACTACAGATCCAGCCGCAGCACGATGAGAGCACGGTGCCTACACAGAGCACCATGACAGCAGATGACATGAGGCGAGCAAAACGTATCAGG AATGCAGCTCTTCAGCACCTGTTTATCCGGAAATCCTTTCGCCCGTTCAAATGCCTCCAGTGCGGGAAGGCGTTCCGGGAAAAGGACAAACTGGATCAGCACTTGCGGTTTCATGGACGGGAGGGGAACTGCCCTTTGACTTGTGACATCTGCAACAAGGGCTTCATCAACAGTGGTGCTCTTGAGAGCCACATGAAGTTCCACATGGATCAGAAAACGTACTCCTGCATTTTCTGTCCTGAGTCCTTTGACCGCTTGGATCTGCTTAAAGATCATGTGGCCATCCACGTTAACGATGGGTATTTCACCTGCCCTACCTGCAAAAAGCGCTTTCCAGATTTTATCCAG GTCAAGAAACACGTACGCAGTTTCCATTCAGAAAAGATTTATCAGTGCACAGAATGTGACAAGGCTTTCTGCCGTCCTGACAAGCTGCGCCTCCATATGTTGCGACACTCAGACCGCAAAGACTTCCTGTGCTCCACGTGTGGCAAGCAGTTCAAG AGGAAAGACAAACTGCGAGAGCACATGCAGAGGATGCATAACCCAGAAAGGGAGGCCAAGAAAGCTGACCGAATCAGCCGCTCAAAAACTTTCAAGCCTCGCATAGCTTCCACTGACTATGAAAGCTTCATGTTCAAGTGCCGCCTGTGCATGATGGGTTTCCGCCGGAGGGGAATGTTG gTGAATCATTTATCAAAGAGACATCCAGACATGAAAATAGAAGAGGTGCCAGAGCTCACGTTGCCCATCATCAAACCCAACAGAGATTATTTCTGTCAGTACTGTGATAAG GTGTACAAAAGTGCCAGCAAGCGCAAAGCGCATATCCTGAAGAACCATCCTGGTGCTGAGCTACCTCCAAGCATCCGGAAGCTGCGCCCTGCAGGCCCAGGAGAGCCAGATCCCATGCTGAGCACCCACACTCAGCTGACAGGCACTATAGCCACCCCTCCGGTCTGCTGTCCTCATTGTTCCAAACAGTACAGCAGTAAG ACGAAGATGGTACAGCACATTCGCAAGAAGCACCCGGAGTTTGCTCAGCTCCCTAACACAATACATGCCCCGCTGGCGACAGCTGTCATCAGCTCCACTCCTGCCGTTCTAACCACTGACAGCACTACTGGAGAGACTGTTGTG ACAACAGATTTACTGACGCAAGCGATGACGGAGCTGTCCCAGACCCTCACAACAGACTATCGAACTCCCCAGGGAGATTACCAGCGGATCCAGTACATCCCTGTGTCTCAGTCCACGACAGGCTTGCAACAGCCTCAGCACATACAGCTGCAGGTTGTTCAAGTGGCCCAG GCTACCTCACCTCACCAGTCCCAGCACTCCACAGTAGATGTTGGGCAGCTTCATGACCCCCAGACGTACACACAGCATGCCATCCAGGTGCAGCACATCCAGGTCACAGAGccatcagcagcagctcagccatCATCACAG gttggGGGTCAACCTTTGAGTCCCTCCTCACAACAATCTCAGCAGGAACTTAGCCCCTCGCAGATGCAGACAGCTACATCTACACAAAACCaatccctccagcagcagcaagggtCTTCAGTCCAGCACACATATCTTCCCAGCACATGGAACTCATTTCGGAGCTACT CATCTGAGATTCAGATGATGGCCATTCCTCAAGGCCAGTATGTGATCACAGAGACAGCTGTAGGTACACCTGTCACCACTGTCAACACAGGGCAAGTGAAAGCAGTTACTCAG ACTCACTATGTGATATCTGAAGGTCAACCTGATTTGGATGTCAAACAAAACTCTTCGCTCTCCAGTGAGGTACAGGTTGGTGTTTCCCAGCCACCAGCCCATGCTGATACGTTGGAATCTCAAACGAGTAATCAGCAGCAAACAACCCAGTACATAATCACTACAACCACCAATGGGAATGGGGGCAGTGAAGTGCACATCACTAAACCAAGAACTTTCTCAGCAGAACATGAATGA